In one window of Tachypleus tridentatus isolate NWPU-2018 chromosome 2, ASM421037v1, whole genome shotgun sequence DNA:
- the LOC143244646 gene encoding nuclear hormone receptor HR96-like — translation MKQCSERKMAEDIKPANFKICGVCGDQAMGYNFNAITCESCKAFFRRNALKTKDFKCPFNNDCKVDIITRRFCQRCRLKKCFEIGMKKEWILTDEEKQLKNAKIKENRQKRNASYQCHQKKCIESTVKRIHPYSAVKVGKITDFCKHHARIIKIKKKRKSLYTSEPACPVSLLFGNSAEMQANSCSDSSEMSLTSEHGSEVLSDSELNQNTVPVTLVSDESSIIFNSDIKKKKKNSLDLDLSPILVKTNSTKQSAISVLITNPPSSTPKLQTSLEDGVDEPHVSSSTVHTDAQSNRASKLNGSFDPFIPDSFVNYKISSVLNQSHSSYHSKEDDSIIPESVIDLAVKAEFADIPLQSQDYCDEKLTEAEKMKLTELIIANEVLKMPLSCGNPDPSLLDVINMTDHAIRRLIKMSKRICGFKTLCQEDQISLLKGGCTELMLLRSVMTYDPEKDCWQGPQTVSIKIDILKEARGNIYEEHKRFINSFDPVWRSNENIMLILSAITLFTPERPNIVHKNVIRFEQESYYYLLQRYLHTIYSESEAHSCYLALISKLQELHLLNENHVRIFLDVNPKDVEPLLIEIFDLKH, via the exons ATGAAACAGTGTAGTGAAAGAAAAATGGCAGAAGACATTAAACCTGCAAACTTCAAAATCTGTGGAGTATGTGGTGACCAAGCCATGGGATATAACTTCAATGCAATTACATGCGAATCTTGCAAAGCTTTTTTTCGTAGGAATGCCTTGAAAACCAAA GATTTTAAATGCCCATTTAATAATGATTGCAAAGTGGATATAATAACTAGAAGATTTTGTCAAAGATGTCGactgaaaaaatgttttgagattGGAATGAAGAAAGAATGGATTTTGACAGATGaagaaaaacagttgaaaaatgCAAAGATTAAAGAAAACAGACAAAAACGAAATGCTTCTTATCAGTGTCATCAGAAAAAATGTATTGAAAGTACAGTTAAAAGAATTCATCCATATAGTGCTGTTAAAGTTGGTAAAATTACTGATTTTTGTAAGCACCATGCTAgaatcattaaaattaaaaaaaaaagaaaatctctCTACACATCTGAGCCAGCATGTCCAGTAAGTTTATTGTTTGGTAATTCTGCAGAAATGCAGGCAAATTCCTGCAGTGACAGTAGTGAGATGTCTCTGACCAGTGAGCATGGCTCAGAAGTTTTGTCTGATTCAGAATTGAACCAGAATACTGTCCCTGTTACTTTAGTCTCTGATGAAAGTAGCATCATTTTCAacagtgatataaaaaaaaaaaaaaaaaattccttggACTTAGACTTGTCACCTATTTTAGTTAAAACTAATTCAACAAAACAGTCAgcaatttcagttttaattactAATCCACCTTCATCAACTCCCAAGCTTCAAACTTCTTTAGAAGATGGAGTGGATGAACCACATGTGAGTAGCTCCACTGTACATACTGACGCACAGTCTAACAGAGCTTCTAAGTTGAATGGGTCCTTTGACCCATTCATTCCTGATTcttttgtaaattacaaaatCTCATCAGTTTTGAACCAATCACATTCCAGCTATCATAGTAAAGAGGATGACAGTATCATTCCAGAGTCAGTCATTGATTTAGCTGTCAAAGCTGAGTTTGCTGATATTCCCCTTCAAAGTCAAGATTACTGTGATGAAAAATTGACAGAAgcagaaaaaatgaaattaactgAGCTTATTATAGCAAATGAAGTTCTTAAAATGCCATTGTCTTGTGGAAATCCAGATCCAAGCCTTTTAGATGTAATAAACATGACTGATCATGCAATTCGTCGGCTCATCAAGATGTCAAAACGCATCTGTGGTTTCAAAACTTTATGTCAGGAAGACCAGATTTCCCTGTTGAAGGGAGGTTGTACAGAACTCATGCTGTTACGATCTGTGATGACATATGATCCAGAGAAAGACTGTTGGCAAGGTCCACAAACAGTGTcaataaaaattgatattttgaaGGAAGCAAGAGGAAATATTTATGAAGAACATAAGAGATTTATTAATTCTTTTGATCCTGTGTGGCGATCTAATGAGAACATTATGTTGATTCTAAGTGCTATCACTCTGTTCACTCCTGAACGACCAAATATTGTTCACAAGAATGTGATACGCTTTGAACAAGAAAGTTACTATTACCTTCTGCAGCGATATCTACATACAATCTATTCAGAAAGTGAAGCTCATTCTTGCTACCTTGCTCTGATTTCAAAACTTCAAGAACTTCACCTTTTAAATGAAAATCATGTTAGAATATTTTTGGATGTAAATCCAAAAGACGTAGAACCCCTgttaattgaaatatttgatttaaagCACTAA